A segment of the Lycium barbarum isolate Lr01 chromosome 7, ASM1917538v2, whole genome shotgun sequence genome:
ttcggaaacattcaagaatgagattaattaaagaaacaataacccacttcattaggaataaaaatcattcaatacataaacaaaacaagagtttcaaaccaaactttaatcaagaatattttcataaacaagattcaagtaatggaatagagagctacacacttagataatcaatacatagcaaggaaaagaagaaatgagtaaatgattaagaaatttcttatcaagatcttcaaatcttcaatctcaaAGTGTGGATGCAAAACCTAGCTCTCCAAGCTTGATGAAAATGGtcaaagatgagttttacaaaccctagcattctatttatagaagtgccaaaacgggaacaaaatctggacaaaaataccctgcaTGCGTCTCGCATGTTGTGTTGCAAGACAAACATGCGAGACGCGAAGCATGCTCAGTAGCTGCATGTTATGCTCTTGACTTCAGGCTTCCCAGATGTCGGACAAGGTTTGCGTTAACACTGTTGTCTCGCAAgttcaacatgcgagtcgcatgttgatcTCGCAAATTGCGCAGCCTTTCATTCTCTATTCTTCAGTGACCTGTCATGCTATGCGGTGGAATTGTGGATCCGCAGACATGACATGCAGCTCGCATGTTGTACGAAGTGTGTCCTTGGCctattttgcttcattttgctccgttatgctttccgaatatcttttcctacaaaatgacAAAAGCACACtaaaagtaacaccaaaagtgcttgaagagttacaaatgcttaagaaattagcatcgaatatcccgtaatttcacggcacatcaacacccccaattTAAAGTCTttgtttgtcctcaagcaaatcaaaaccaaaatctcACTGAGGATCCACTTTAAGTACAAAAATATGACTTTGATTGGTATAAATAATTAGGCTACAAAcatgtgaaacttcaaccaaataactccctcatttcaaaatacaatttcaagaatgcaatgaagtttcaaaacaatcaagcgacaacactcaagcctcaataagtgactcaaaaccactagcttactagatatgctcatttgactcaacttgaaatttttcaacatcaccaatctatcatAATCCATATGctctcacaagaaagaaagtcccaaaatcactatattcacaacaacaacaacacaagggacatatacacaaagtcactcagactcaacaaagaaattctagtgctaacaaatatcacaccataagcttgcccttatttttaattgtaacaccccgtacctttaacgaaagttttgaccacgaccctagacttagaacatcagataaagaatgtgggaattgaaatttttccgttcagttgtgatatggtggtttacgcccatgaacagtggtcatatttcaatttacgaccatgaacagtgcccgtaaactgaaaccaagaatttctgaacattctggaatttgacattttgaggtcatatggttaaatacggaccgtatttcactttacggcccgtatttcaaaacatgtttggaatttgggaaaacttccttgattaaagttgtaaagcattgaaatacctttccaacgttatcttacgggggtcaaacggacatctgtgcaaagagttatagccattttactgaagagaggcagtgctgtccgtatttcaaaatacgggcccgtatttcaaaatacggccagtatttaactgggccgaaaatctgatttttccaaaacattatatgttcgtttatatcagttcaagtcattatttttcatcccctcaaaccctagaacaacctcctactctcctccaacatcaagaacaccaaggtaagtccattctaattattccaactcaattctaacatatatccttgtaatctaaacaagaaatcatcattcctaatctagggttttcaagaaaacccatctcaagattcaagatttaggaaatcttcttcaaaatccaagtctttaattcaagttttggaacaactaagttatgtagaacttccatccacatgtgggaatatctatgttcttccccatgcttcgtttccttgatatccatgaagtttaAATCTTAGGGaactaaatccaacatattggtagcccgtatttaagtatttatgtacatgaattttgtatctatattcgttgttgtattcctaatcttccattacggttattaggaaccctagctgaatccatgaatcatgaattcttcctcatgtgttttcattatgttcatatgaaacttaatGATTTTAGTTTGCAatttacaagcatgttttcaagtcaattacaaatatatgattatgaactattgtattactcataaatcaagaatacgtttacaagctatttcatgaaaccatatttacaagttatttcatgaaaccatgtttacaagctatttcatgaaaccatgtttacaagttatttcgtgaaatcatgattataagacaagtacaagttaattcacgaaagtcatgggcttcttagcaactatattattttcatgttcgggagttgtattaataccgagaaggctcagatagcctgaaactacgtatgccaacgtaggataaggatcgctccgcccagttaggacgattccttcatattttccccattgagggatttggatccatttatgtcagattcatgtctcgtgccccggcaaggtacgagatagcttagctgatcgggcagagatcagactccacgtttctccccgtggtggatcatgtcggtattacagattatctcatgcttacagtactcatgttcatgttcggttccagtactcagtttcagtttcaatttcatgtttatgtactcatgctcatgttcatgtccaggttttcagtttcagttcttatcatgttattccatgtcccatgttatttcttttagttgctttacataccagtacattcaatgtgctgacgtccccttttattgcccgggggcctgcatttcacgatgcaggtactgatatacaggacgacatatctgctcagtaggacagcattcgtatcagcttattggtgagccccatctcattcggggtttagtcaacttttgttttatgattaattatgcatctaaaggtatgctgggggccttgtcccagtaagtatgttttccagtcagactcatgatagagttttcatagactagacaagtcagttatgctatgtcagacattcggagtcgtatagccatttttggctcattcatgttatttctgcactcatgtttaaacaagtatttttattaagtattacgacttatcatgttttataaaggctcattatgcattcacgttatattcctcttatgttatgcctcatgatagttcagcaagccatgtggttcgctcggtcacatgcagtcaggcaccgagtgccgtgttacgtccaggccatggttcggggcgtgacattaatcatcactaactcaagaacattcggttagagatcacatagggactttttaagcttgtaatgtaggcttaggtaaggataggataagtatttgggatacaagtgactatgccctccttgaacactacaaaatatcttttgtccactttcctcttcatttcaaaacatcactccttcctttgcatactagtttccccaattattccaacttctttttgtgcaaccattttcttgatttctattttttttttcaaagatacattttttttgcacaaaaagtttgcaacctttttgtattttcaatttttcttcatttattttgacttttccacaacatcaatcttcaccacttctcaagcaacactaacacccccaacttaaacttttggcctcaaattcacaatttcaagttcaaggagggaaaggttcaaaagagagacttttcatcaaaaagggtaaagacttgtaatgtggcaatcaaagaaaaggccaTAGGCTCAAATGAGGTTAccagtgatattatttatgcaatggtaggctaaaAAGGATAAAGAGGCTTTttaaaaaatcacaaagatagctcaaggtcatctctccaaccaacataatcaaaattaccattgaacgactaaccgacaagttctagatgataaaagtaaacacaagaattattcaacaaacactcaccacacatggcatataaactagtcaagatggatcaattttacttcctaagcaagaacaaaTAGAGCAATATCTCATCATTCCAAGTAAAACTcatctagtaggtaaagagtcacaaaatgagccaaaaagttgtcacaaggATCATTCCTTCTATGCATCTTGCTTCTCTTCTCACTTAAAATTCCACTTTGAGGGGTATGTTCAATTAAAtgtttcacatgcaagagactaactctattagtacaaaacaagccaagagtttccacaatttttcctcaaaggatcaCCTACACCTAATCTACAAGACTAattaaagaagctaagaaagaaaataaaataataaaagtgactaatccacaacatgccaacaaaacaaaatcttcaaaaaatttgagcaagttccatttgcaaCAATgtctatccacagccacaccaacaaCCACAAAATAAGCCTGGAAAGGACACagaatcaagcataaccaaaatataatgtgctaccacatgccacccccaactaaaaagcAAAAAAATCCAGTTAACAAAGCTGCAATTTttagcagctactggtttggggctgtctGGAAATCTGACCCAAAAATTCTGAAATTTTGTAGATTAGTCAAACACCATAAACTAAacttttctaaaaaataaaatttcaaaaacgatttaagatttttaaaacgatgggttgccttcCACCAAgtgcttaagttaacgtcgcggcacgacggttacctttaccacttttccctccatttggaagatataaATTTgcaccccaactttgaatcaagattctgatgatgctcatgaggcggtggtaggaaagcaaagaggccaactctcgggtgtcacattttgcacttcttggctcgtaagtgaggcatgtcattttgtcttcttggcatagcaaacttcaaaatgaaaacgctttcttattcatctccaaaattctccacaggctcggttagttcaacttctatatcatcaaccaagcataatgttgaaaaatggttggaatgtggtccaatgcgcttcaatttcaaattcgcttcatttttgacatcctcacccaaaaacgaactagagtcttcaaaaacgaactagagtcttcaaaaatcatttcatgaacttttatatgcaactctagtattatttcttcaatctcggcatcttgcattatgtttggattggtcggttggcaattcacgattagctcatgaaaatcaatcttgacctcttcttcaattGGAAACCAATTCAAAAttacaatccatggccctttgatattgagcattacatgcttcaatctttgcattcaattcggcctccaatttccggatagcaatttcaagtagctccacttcttgactttgcacAACATGCATTTTTacaaattcttccatcatccgtgaaatgccttcacggtgatctccataggcttcaagttgttgagttTGATTCATTAGCccatcttggctcaaaatttccattttgtcaattttttcttcattgtgagagtcgtccacctcttgtaaaaatccatccatggtgagatacaccttttggatagtttcatcatcttcATGTTGcacttcttcccacaatttggtcaagacttgcccatatttttcattcctcCCCGTTATACTTTTCAAAAGTTCCTCAACTcgttctttttgagaattggagatttcttcttcaagattttgctcttcttcttcaagttgaaccatttcttcaatttcacaactttcgttgtggtcacaagaattttcgggatCATCTtttaaacttgaaatctcttcttcaaccatttcattttgaggagtgacacttccatgacaattcaggaattggcatcctcaaatgaatcattcattttTTTCgtagcttctccattttctaaaatggattgttgaacgagctttcgctcttcctccatcttAGCTTCCCCGATCTAAGTATTTTTGGAGAATTACCTCGCGCCCTCTCGACGAATAAAATCTTTCTTGAACTTTTCATCTTTTGACACAAACCAACCCAGTCTTATTTGGAAACTAAAGTAGGAAACCGTGCAACGCTTAGCTCTTGTCATAATTTCTCTGTTTTATTCCTCCTTTTCTTTACCTTCTTTCTTCTGATCTGCTACTGAGGAATCTGTATAAAACACCTTATAGCTACGAAGAGGCCACTGTTTGATGTATGACCTTATGAGATCAACATAGAGAGGGAATTGATTTAATGCAAAAAGCACCACGGGTATGCATGTTGCCGCATATATTGGAAATGCCGCATTCTTGAAGTTGTCAAGGAGGACAAAGAAATGGGCAGCACAGAATGAGATCAAGATAGCGGTTATTGATGCAAAAAGCGAAGTTAATCCAAGGAGCAACTTTCTTGGCAAGTCTTTCTCGAAATCATTGTGTTGGCATCGAGATGTGAGGATAGCCAAGAAAAACACCAGGGCCGTGACAGAGAAGCAAAGAGAAACAAGTGATGATATAGAGAACACGTCAAAAGCAGGTTGATTTTCAAAGTGTGGATAGCCACTTTCATTGGGACCGCCTGGGATTTGGGAAGACGTAGCAAATGCAACTGTAGCAATCAGTGCTGCAATGACAGAGAATGATTCGGCAGTTTTGACGAGCCATTCAGTTCCATCTTTGAGTAACGTTGCATGCGTCTCTATGAAGACCTGTCTTGGTGTCTGACCTTTCTTGTTATAACGAACATATGACTGTCGTGGCAAAGTTTGCTTGACATACTGCATTATGATAAGAAAATCTTTACATGTTAGTGTATTTTTTTGATGAAAATTTACATGTTAGTGTATTCAAGTTAGAGATCATTACGGTCCAATGTCTTTCGGGGATACAACTTACAAAATAACCAGCAAATGTATAGATTTTGTGcatttaagtataaatatacatataatatgcaTATTgtatacgtaaatatacatatagtatacataatcagtgtatatatttatatatttttattaacGCCAGTCATTAATTTTGGCCGACATTCCAAAAAAGGAAAAATCCCTTTAAAGATAATCCTTTGTGATATGAAGAGATGGTTGGATGTTAAAGATCTCTTACCTTGTACCACTTCCTTTCGCCTTGCAACTGTAGAGCGGAACCAGGGATGCGCCACACATCCAGCTTCTGGAACTTTGCGGTAGGTGCAGCGCATTGTTTCCTTCTTTATCCACCTGATAAAACACGTGCTTTGGATACTTTTCTCGTATTAACCAATTATAGACCTCTGTTTGCCTATGCTCTATAGCCAACAGCAGTAGGTTCTTCTTTTCAGAGTCTGTATCTTGAATGGCTATTGGGAATTCTTTAAGGATCTTCTTTACCATCTCTAGAATACCCATCCTTGATGCCACTAATAAGGGTGTCTCCTTGGTCGGTTTGGACAACTCTTTAGAGTCCGTATCTTGAATGCCTGTTGGGAAAATTTTAAGGATCTTCTCTACCATCTCTACAATACCCATCTTTGATGCCTCCTCTAATAAGGGTGTCTCCTTGGTTGGCTTGGACAACTCTGTATTTAGAACTATAGTTATTCAAGTTGCTTTTAGCGAACGTATAGCTTCTGATTGAGACCCCCTTTGGTCAAAGCTTCTCCAAGATCAGAAgtgttttttttccttaaaaagagtttttttttttttgtttttttttaacccttcaaaatagtgttttttttcctttttcaaagtTGAGGTGTATGGTCAAGATTTTAGGAGAAGAAAAAGTACTATTGAGTAAAAGCAGAAGCACAACTTGTTTTTGAGAAGCTGAAAAAAATAGCTTCTCCCCCAAGTACTTTTTTtaaagcagcaacaacaacatgcccagtagaatcccacaatgtgggatctggggagggtagagtgtacgcagacctaacccccaccttgaaagggaGGGTGGCTATTTCTGAAAGACCCTCTAGggacaagcatatcaaaaacaatatgaaacaaaagcgagaaagttaTGATAGAACAGtctggaaagaaaggagcattagctatcatagataaataagataatcaaagtacaagacccaacaaatataagcagaaatgaaatggcaataaacgaatgagcaaaactacaactactaggatgaaaggataagcaacctagccttctatcctaatctgagtcctccacaacctcgtatctaaggtcatgtcctcggtgagcagAAATCAAAGTACTTTGgagaaaatacacttagaagcgttttttactttttaaaagcttggccatgTTTTCAAAATAAGGtgattttaaaagtttggtcagaCAGGCTATATAACTGgtgtaaaaagaagaaaattgatCATAGTTTGGAAATATTAGAACAAATTTTCAGCATTTTTACGTGATAGATCTTGAGTTGTTAAAATTGCAAAGTCTTGATGACACATAACAAGGTTTCTGTGCCACACAAGTATTACCGGAAAGTAAAAAAGATTCTTTACCGGACTTGTGATCATCTTTCTTTTTCTCATCTGTCGTTGCAGTCTTACTCTGGTCTTCGTCCTTTTTATCATCATCCTCAACTATTGGGGGAGGTTTTGTAGGAGGCTTGAGATTGGTGCTTGAAATTTGTGCTTGGTGCTTTGAATCGGTGCTTGCTCTATATTTTGGCTCTTCCCCAGTACTTTCATAGAATTTGTAACGTCCTTCTTTCTCAATCAACAACTCCATAATTTGAACTCCCCATGTATGTTGCCTTTTTCTTTCCtctatttttttaattctttgaAGTCCTGCATGCAACAAAATTTGAGACCTGATGACAtgatgtggaaaaaaaaaaaaggcaaactaAGTTTCAGAAATTACTTCAAATTTAAAATGTGAAAAAAGATGGGACTGTTGAAGGATCGTTTATGAGGGTCTAGGCCTTTGAATTCGTCAAAccaccttctttctttctttgtcaTAGAATTTTATAGGGGTGGACGTTcagttcttcggttcggttttatcaaacttctgttcggctatttcgatttcgattttttgaaggtggacaccgaacaccgaaccaaactagttcggttcggttccaattttttgaattcggtttttttgatatgatattagaagcaattccatttacactaactcatattctcaaaagcaataaaacataaaactgataaattgaaatcaaaatcaaacaaacaggatatacaAGAACAAAAAACTATAACCGttatataggattactaggtgttatatacatacagtaaaaataactaagaaaacacataaacGACATACATTAAttctaaagacacatcctagtcacttTCCTTTGTTgaagatatttgattttctcaactgaagtggaaaattagggatacaaaagcaaaagagggcttgttatAATTGGGTTTTTTTGGGGCTTAAGCTTAATGAGcatggactattttaatttttttgggtaatgtattaaatttcggtgtgcTTTGGTTCTTCGGtttggttttatcaaacttcggttcagctatttcagtttcgattttttgaaggtggacactgaacaccgaaccaaactagttcgctTCGATTTtgtgaagttcggttcggttcggtccggtttttcgattttcggtatttatgtctAGCCCTAGAATTTTATTATTCTAATCTACAACTGTTCATGTTTGTTTGAGAAGGAAGAGAAAATATATTAGAAAGGGTTGAAGCAGAACATAAATCAGAAAGGAATGAGAACTGCATTCTTCAAAAGAATAGTAAGTCTGATTCTTTTAGAATTACTATCGTTGCACTCAATAGTTAAGAAATGTATGCTTGATAAAAGAGAAATTTTTAAGAATAATTTTTACCAATTCCCAATACAATTAGCACAATCTTCATTAGACATTTGAGAAACTCGATAAAGATGGTGTAATTGGCTGGAAACAACTTGCCGTTACTCTTCCCTTCAGCTGAAATTCCAGAGATTAGTTGTTAGCAGAAACACATTGGAGAATTTCGTGTAATTTTTTATCAATGTTCTTCACATAGAAAATGTACACATAACTTGGAAAAAAATAACAAAGGAGCTCAATGCTTTTATTTCGACAGAAAATCAGTATGATGGTATAATTTGTGTCTTTTTGCTAATATTttatagagaaaaaaaaatcttatagAGGG
Coding sequences within it:
- the LOC132601951 gene encoding uncharacterized protein LOC132601951, producing the protein MGKKWTKVQQLYINNKFVPESKLTRSGDTALHIAISYYHPDRDDPKHHPHLTCIKEMIANIPKENRLLILKQKNEKGNTPLHLAAALGSVPIIESLVNSEDPTLIRQTNSKGETPLFIAAYQGKLKAFLYLHKCVQDENGEGPIELCRRGDGDNILHAAISGGYFGINIDELQLMTHKPEGKDDSKLKKLGSHLPENYQTLVEFLELLRYGTQKFRDYIIDVYTGNQENKAKDTTGVTDANHEKKAPAEGKSNGKLFPANYTIFIEFLKCLMKIVLIVLGIGLQRIKKIEERKRQHTWGVQIMELLIEKEGRYKFYESTGEEPKYRASTDSKHQAQISSTNLKPPTKPPPIVEDDDKKDEDQSKTATTDEKKKDDHKSELSKPTKETPLLEEASKMGIVEMVEKILKIFPTGIQDTDSKELSKPTKETPLLVASRMGILEMVKKILKEFPIAIQDTDSEKKNLLLLAIEHRQTEVYNWLIREKYPKHVFYQVDKEGNNALHLPQSSRSWMCGASLVPLYSCKAKGSGTSMSSKLCHDSHMFVITRKVRHQDRSS